The DNA region GCTTTTTTAAAAAGTTTAATAGATTCTTTTGTTTTACCTAACATGTCTAAAGCTGAACCTTTGGTCATATAGGCTTGATTCATATATTCAGCTTTTTGCTTAAGTACCACATCTGCATGTTTGATGGCTTTTTTATAATCTGCTTTTGAAAAATAGCTTAGAGCAATTTCGTAATTTACTAGTGTAGATTTAGGGTTTATTTCCAACGCTTTTTTATAGGTGTCAATAGCTTTGTCATATTCACCTTTATCGTGTTGTTGTATGCCTTCTTTTACAAAATCTTCTATAGTTGATTGTGCAAAACTTGGAATGGATATTAAAAGTAAGAGTAAAATTGTTATTATTGGTTTCATTTTTTCTGTTTTATAATGGGTAATGGTTAGATAAGTTTAGTTGATTTCGATAAGCTAGGTTATAAGGAGCATCAAAAAGAGTAAATACGTTAGAACTAGCAATTAATTCTACACGTTGTTGCCAATAGTGTTTACTTTTTTATAATTTTTTTTGTTCCCGAAATTCCTTTGTCATCTGTCACTTTGCAAAAGTAAAGTCCCTTATGCAATTCAGAAGTGTCAATTTTAATTAATCCATTTGAATCCGAATATGAAGATATTAACTGTCCGATATTATTAAAAATTTCTAGTTGAACAATAATAGAATTGGTTCTTATATGCAGATTTTTTGAGGTTGGAATAGGGTATAAAGATAAATTAGTCAAGAAATATTCATTTGAATGAAGAGTTCTACAATTTTCTGTAAAATTAACTGAAGGCCCAAAGTTCGACAAAAACTCGACGTTATTTATATCATCAACACATACCGTTGATAAATTTGGCAGCAAAATAAATGGAGTTGCAGTAGGATCAGAATTGTCAAAATTATGATTATTACCATTTTTGAAATTGATGGATGTTAAATTTTCATTAAATCCACATTCAATACGTATCAATGACATATTATTGCTTAAATCAAGAGTGGAAAAGTTATTTGAGGCACAATATAGCTCAATTAAAGATACATTGTTACTTACATCAAGATGTGAAATAGTATAGTTATAACCACATTGTAAATATGTTAAAGAAGTGTTATTACTTACATCAAGATTTGAAAGATTATTTGAAGAACAATCTAAATATTCTAATGAAACATTATTTCTAAAATCGATGTTAGAAATCTCATTTCTTTCTAATCCAAGGGATTTTAACAATATATTCTTGCTTAGGTCTAGGTTAGAAAGTTTGTTCCTACTACATGATAATGATAGTAAAGAGGTATTATTGCTCACATCTAGATTTGAAAGTTTATTATCTGCACATACTAAATTTGTTAAGGAGATATTATTATTTAGGTTGAGATCAATGA from Aureibaculum sp. 2308TA14-22 includes:
- a CDS encoding T9SS type A sorting domain-containing protein, which gives rise to MKKLLKIFMLFNIMFVHGQTVNIPDQKFKNTLLSATKTNLIAKDLSDNWVAIDINNDNEIQLSEAQNISSLYITYRDIESLVGISSFTALIRLDCRGNKLSTFDLSNNISLTHLNCSDNDLIDLNLNNNISLTNLVCADNKLSNLDVSNNTSLLSLSCSRNKLSNLDLSKNILLKSLGLERNEISNIDFRNNVSLEYLDCSSNNLSNLDVSNNTSLTYLQCGYNYTISHLDVSNNVSLIELYCASNNFSTLDLSNNMSLIRIECGFNENLTSINFKNGNNHNFDNSDPTATPFILLPNLSTVCVDDINNVEFLSNFGPSVNFTENCRTLHSNEYFLTNLSLYPIPTSKNLHIRTNSIIVQLEIFNNIGQLISSYSDSNGLIKIDTSELHKGLYFCKVTDDKGISGTKKIIKK